AGCATACCTATTCGAGTTTCTCAATGCCTACGATTTTAGCAGCGAAGGTGGGGAAGCGATACAGGAGGATAATAAGACTCTTATCAATGCGTCAGTGTTGGGATTAATCTTCGAGAAAATCAACGGATATAAGGATGGTTCCTTTTTCACCCCCGGTTTCATCACTATGTATATGTGTCGGGAAACGATTCGACGCGCAGTAATAGAGAAATTTAACCAGAGTCAGGGATGGGATTGTCAGACTATCGAGGATGTGTATAACCGCATCAAAGATAAAACGGCAGCCAATGCTATTATCAATAGTCTCAAAATTTGTGATCCTGCGGTGGGTTCGGGACATTTTCTTGTTTCTGCTTTGAACGAGATAATCGCGATTAAGAGTGAGTTACAGATTTTAGTGGATAAAGAGGGTAAAACTCTCAGGGATTATCGGGTTGAGGTGGTGAACGATGAGTTAATCGTCACCGATGATGACGGTAATCTGTTTGAATATAATCCCCGCAACCGAGAAAGTCAGCGAGTACAGGAGACTTTATTTCAGGAAAAACAGCGTCTGATTGAGGGGTGTCTCTTTGGAGTTGATATCAATCCCAACTCGGTGAAAATCTGTCGGTTGCGTTTATGGATTGAGTTACTCAAGAATGCTTACTACAAAGCAGATAATGAGTTAGAGACGTTACCGAATATCGATATTAATATCAAGGTTGGCAATTCTCTGATTAGTCGCTTTGGGTTATCCAATGATTTACAAGTCTTTTCCCGCAAAAATCGTTTAAGTATCGAGAGTTATAAGGATGCGGTGAGAGTCTATCGCAATGCGGAGGATAAATCGCAAAAGCGTGAGATGGAGAGATTGATAAGTGAGATTAAGAGTAGTTTTCGTCAGACTTTACAGTTAGATAATCCTCTGAAAAAGCGCTTGCGGGGTTTGGAAACGGATTTATATAGTCTAGAGAATCAAATTTTATTATTTGAGGAGTCACCCAAGGAAAAGAAAGCGCGGGAAAGGAAGATTAGTCAGTTAAGGAATGAGATTGATAAGTTACGTCCGCAACTGGAGGAGATTGAAAGCGGTAAGATTTATCATAATGCTTTTGAATGGCGCTTCGAGTTCCCCGAAGTTCTAGATGATAAGGGGAATTTTATCGGTTTTGATGTGGTAATTGGCAATCCTCCTTATATCCGACAGGAGGAACTCAAAAATATTAAACCTATCTTGCAGAAAATTTATCAATCCTATACCGGGATTGCCGATTTATTTGTCTATTTCTATGAGAGGGGTTTACAAATACTCAAAACTAAAGGTTATTTAACTTATATCTCCTCAAATAAATATTTTCGTTCGGGATACGGGGAAAAATTAAGACAACTTCTCAGCAATTCGACCAAAATTTTTAATTTAATTGACTTTGGTGATTTTCCTGTCTTTGAAGAAGCTACCGCTTATCCCAGTATTATCGCTTTAAGTAAAGATAAATGTGATGGCAATCAGTTTAAAGCTTTAGCTTGGGATAAACACAAAGAGCAAAATATCACCCAGTTTGCCACAATTCTAGAACAAGATTATCTAACCATCACTCAAGCTAATTTATCTGCTGATGGTTGGAAATTAGAATCTTCACAAACTTTAGATTTATTGGCTAAATTGCAAAAAGTCGGTACTCCTTTGGGAGAATATGTAAAAGGTAGATTTTATCGAGGAATAACCACAGGTTTAAATGAAGCTTTTGTGATTGATAAAATCACCCGCGATAGATTAATTAGTGAACATCCCTCCTCCGAGGAAGTTATTAAACCTTTTCTCCGAGGACGAGATGTAAAAAGATGGTGCGTAGAATATAAAGATTTATGGATAATCTTTACCAGAAGGGGAATTGATATTAAAAAATACCCTGCAATTGAACAGTATTTGAGTCAATACAAACAAAAATTGACTCCAGGTATAGGAAGAAAAGTAGGGAGTTATAAATGGTATGAAATCCAAGATAATATCGCTTACTGGCAAGAATTTGAACAACCTAAAATTATTATTCCTGCTATCGTCAATAATGTTGAATATACCCTAGATTTATGTGGATATTATAGCAATGATAAAACTTCAATCTGTATAACTGATAATGCTTATTGTCTGTTAGCTATTTTAAATTCTTCAATAATGTGGTGGTTTATTCAACAGATAGCATCATCTAAACAGGGGGGTTTTTTTGAATTTAAACCGATGTATGTTTCTCAGATTCCAGTTGTTGACATTGATAATCCTAAAAAACAAGCGATCGAATATCTAGTTAAACAATGTTTAGAAGCTAAGGGAAAAGAAGTCAAGGAGTTAGAAACAAAAATTAACCAAATAGTGTATGAATTGTATGGATTAAGCGAGGAAGAAATCAGGATAATAGAGGGGGGAATAAAATAAATATAAATGTAGTAACGCACCCAAAAGCATCCCAAAGGACTGACAAAAATTTGATCCCCCTAAATCCCCCTTAAAAAGGGGGACTTAAATTTGATACATTAGTTCTCATGATAAATTCTGTTTTTAATAGTATGATAAACTCCCAATCGAACTTTAAAACCCATCTCCCCACTTCCCCATACCTATTACCTAGAATTATTAGTATTCTATAATACCAATGCTTAGGAAACTATAAAGAAAATCCCAAGATTGAGCGAGTACCTTGGCGAAAAAAGCTATAATAGAATAAAATGCCTAATTTTTTCAACAAAATTGTTATGATAGTTACCAATAGACAAGAGCTAGAAGAACTGATACAACAGGTAAAAAAAGCTCAACAACAATTTGCCAACTATAACCAAGAACAAGTAGATCTTATCTTCAAAAAAGCCGCATTAGCAGCCAACAACGCGCGCATTCCTTTGGCTAAAATGGCAGTACAAGAGACAGGGATGGGAGTAATAGAAGATAAAGTGATTAAAAACCATTTTGCCTCAGAAATCATCTACAACAAATATAAACACAGCAAAACCTGCGGAATTATCGAAGAAGATAAATCCTTTGGATTGCAAAAAATCGCCGAACCCGTGGGCATTTTAGCGGGGATCGTACCCACTACAAATCCCACCTCCACAGCCATTTTTAAAGCCCTAATTGCCCTGAAAACCCGCAACGGCATCATTTTTTCCCCCCATCCGCGAGCCAAAGACTGCACGATCGCGGCGGCCAAAATAGTCTT
This Microcystis wesenbergii NRERC-220 DNA region includes the following protein-coding sequences:
- a CDS encoding class I SAM-dependent DNA methyltransferase, which translates into the protein MKTENFSPRQALNKAFLRVKPSRSQVEKFQTHLGQLLGSINETESEEFHKNLLADFLKHSYYSPQHFINTKGRNDLVIHNGKESRDSVGVILEVKKPSNKSEMLRRDKLNCKALQELLLYFLRERITEKNLEIKHLIATNIYEWFIFDGNIFERLFAQNQELVRQFNDFETGRLTGKTTDFFYKQIGEPFLNSILDSLTYTHFDLREYSQTIREDEHNLISLYKIFSPEHLLKLPFANDSNSLDKNFYSELLHIIGLTEIKEGGKKLIQRLQPAARQPGSLLENAISQVESLDKISRLPNPEEFGETEEERLLNIGLELGITWINRILFLKLLEAQIIRYHRGDKSLGFLNLGKIADYDDLNRLFFSVLAKKQSERSKDIQNTYTQVPYLNSSLFEPTELEQSTIVISNLRSENIEIFAGTVLKDSQGKKRTGEINALAYLFEFLNAYDFSSEGGEAIQEDNKTLINASVLGLIFEKINGYKDGSFFTPGFITMYMCRETIRRAVIEKFNQSQGWDCQTIEDVYNRIKDKTAANAIINSLKICDPAVGSGHFLVSALNEIIAIKSELQILVDKEGKTLRDYRVEVVNDELIVTDDDGNLFEYNPRNRESQRVQETLFQEKQRLIEGCLFGVDINPNSVKICRLRLWIELLKNAYYKADNELETLPNIDINIKVGNSLISRFGLSNDLQVFSRKNRLSIESYKDAVRVYRNAEDKSQKREMERLISEIKSSFRQTLQLDNPLKKRLRGLETDLYSLENQILLFEESPKEKKARERKISQLRNEIDKLRPQLEEIESGKIYHNAFEWRFEFPEVLDDKGNFIGFDVVIGNPPYIRQEELKNIKPILQKIYQSYTGIADLFVYFYERGLQILKTKGYLTYISSNKYFRSGYGEKLRQLLSNSTKIFNLIDFGDFPVFEEATAYPSIIALSKDKCDGNQFKALAWDKHKEQNITQFATILEQDYLTITQANLSADGWKLESSQTLDLLAKLQKVGTPLGEYVKGRFYRGITTGLNEAFVIDKITRDRLISEHPSSEEVIKPFLRGRDVKRWCVEYKDLWIIFTRRGIDIKKYPAIEQYLSQYKQKLTPGIGRKVGSYKWYEIQDNIAYWQEFEQPKIIIPAIVNNVEYTLDLCGYYSNDKTSICITDNAYCLLAILNSSIMWWFIQQIASSKQGGFFEFKPMYVSQIPVVDIDNPKKQAIEYLVKQCLEAKGKEVKELETKINQIVYELYGLSEEEIRIIEGGIK